A single genomic interval of Armigeres subalbatus isolate Guangzhou_Male chromosome 1, GZ_Asu_2, whole genome shotgun sequence harbors:
- the LOC134205415 gene encoding tRNA-dihydrouridine(20) synthase [NAD(P)+]-like produces the protein MERTLNYENKVILAPMVRVGTLPMRLLALSFGADIVYTEEIIDWKLLKSERRVNDVLKTIDYVDKTDGTVIFRTCEKERGKVVLQLGTANAARALQVGIKLQGDIAALDINMGCPKDFSIKGGMGVALLYDLDRAKGILKTLVDNLHIPVTCKIRIMPELEKTIQTVQELESTGIAAIAVHGRTKIERPRHPVHPEVIREVAKIAKIPVIANGGSQEMAKRSDILKFRDACGASSVMVARAAQWNCSIFRSEGPLPIEEIIDRYLRLAVEYDNPPSNTKYCVQMILRDLQESEKGRKFLDSQTLEQICDVFDLGQYCRAKQLEYHNAGIQGRRQACPRREEDEQDENCPSKKVKLDNGVDEGVIQHNISFIRVNYTEDKELPKSKLYLYTVRNNLKLPKYEMIHKDKLFRAIVQVGDAKYSSSFWEKSKKYAEQSAAMTSLLHLGIVSKENLIENGSMIG, from the exons ATGGAGCGGACGTTGAACTACGAAAACAAAGTGATTTTAGCGCCAATGGTTCGAGTGGGAACGCTGCCAATGCGGCTGCTGGCCTTGTCGTTCGGCGCGGATATTGTTTACACCGAGGAAATCATCGACTGGAAGCTGCTCAAGTCGGAACGGCGAGTTAACG ACGTCCTCAAGACGATTGACTATGTGGATAAAACAGACGGAACCGTCATCTTTCGGACTTGCGAAAAGGAACGCGGCAAAGTGGTGCTTCAACTTGGGACTGCCAATGCAGCCAGGGCCTTACAAGTCGGCATAAAACTGCAAGGGGACATAGCAGCTCTGGATATTAATATGGGCTGTCCAAAAGACTTTTCCATCAAGGGTGGAATGGGAGTGGCCCTGCTGTATGATCTGGACCGGGCCAAGGGCATCCTCAAAACTTTGGTCGATAATCTGCACATTCCGGTCACTTGTAAAATCAGAATCATGCCAGAGTTGGAAAAGACCATCCAGACAGTGCAGGAACTGGAGTCGACTGGTATAGCGGCAATTGCCGTGCATGGTAGGACGAAAATTGAACGTCCTCGGCATCCGGTGCATCCAG AGGTAATTCGTGAAGTAGCAAAGATAGCCAAAATTCCGGTTATTGCTAATGGGGGATCGCAGGAAATGGCCAAGCGATCTGATATCCTTAAATTTCGGGATGCGTGTGGGGCTTCCAGTGTCATGGTTGCCAGGGCTGCACAATGGAACTGTTCCATCTTCCGCAGCGAGGGACCTTTGCCCATAGAGGAAATTATCGATCGGTACCTCCGGTTAGCGGTAGAGTATGATAACCCGCCTTCAAATACAAAGTATTGCGTTCAGATGATTTTGAGGGATTTGCAAGAatcagaaaaaggaagaaaattcttagataGCCAAACTTTGGAACAGATTTG TGATGTGTTCGATCTTGGACAGTATTGTAGAGCAAAGCAGCTGGAATACCACAATGCTGGTATACAGGGACGGAGGCAAGCTTGTCCTCGGAGGGAGGAAGATGAGCAGGACGAAAATTGTCCATCGAAGAAAGTTAAACTGGATAATGGGGTAGACGAGGGTGTTATTCAACACAACATCAGTTTTATCCGGGTAAATTATACCGAAG ACAAAGAGCTACCGAAAAGTAAGCTGTACCTCTACACAGTGCGAAACAACTTGAAGCTGCCGAAGTACGAGATGATACACAAGGACAAGTTGTTCAGAGCAATAGTTCAGGTGGGAGATGCCAAATACAGTAGCTCTTTCTGGGAGAAGAGTAAAAAATATGCAGAACAATCGGCCGCTATGACCAGTCTGCTGCACTTGGGCATCGTTAGTAAAGAAAATCTGATAGAAAATGGATCTATGATAGGATAA
- the LOC134205417 gene encoding inhibin beta chain-like encodes MVAKHTISVEKLGWQEIDVTNAVRAWHSEKTNDSLRLYVDCSGCGNKITIHLFDDNQNKIKEPFLKAQKINPKKKPENFIDYNRPYLYVSLATNHVKRLRRRALDCTGAPNEQCCKQKFYVDFKALKWDDWIIRPHGYFANYCKGSCLLPDKFSAEYQYVVDEYRRQGQLTGIHQCCAPTKYSPMSLIFYGPDSRVIKQDLSKMIVEECGCP; translated from the coding sequence ATGGTGGCCAAACACACAATTTCGGTGGAAAAACTCGGATGGCAGGAGATAGACGTGACGAATGCTGTTCGAGCCTGGCATTCCGAGAAGACCAACGACAGCTTGCGGCTTTATGTGGATTGTTCGGGCTGTGGAAATAAAATAACCATCCATCTGTTCGACGACAACCAGAACAAGATAAAAGAACCATTCTTGAAGGCACAGAAAATAAACCCGAAAAAGAAGCCGGAAAATTTCATCGACTATAATCGCCCTTACCTGTATGTAAGCCTAGCGACGAACCACGTGAAGCGTTTGCGCAGACGAGCGCTCGACTGCACCGGAGCTCCGAACGAGCAGTGCTGCAAGCAGAAGTTCTACGTCGATTTCAAGGCTCTGAAGTGGGACGACTGGATCATTCGACCTCACGGATACTTTGCCAACTACTGCAAGGGGAGTTGTTTATTGCCGGACAAGTTTTCGGCCGAGTATCAGTATGTTGTGGACGAATATCGTAGACAGGGCCAACTCACCGGAATCCACCAATGTTGCGCACCGACCAAGTACTCCCCAATGTCTCTGATTTTCTACGGACCAGACTCGCGAGTCATCAAGCAGGACCTTTCGAAGATGATTGTAGAAGAATGTGGTTGTCCATAA